A genomic region of Falco rusticolus isolate bFalRus1 chromosome 20, bFalRus1.pri, whole genome shotgun sequence contains the following coding sequences:
- the SLC18A1 gene encoding chromaffin granule amine transporter isoform X2, whose translation MPPAAEGVPWRWLAAGRVSRRLVLVVVFVALLLDNMLLTVVVPIVPTFLYTTEYEGSNSSVDSAQTEPAPPASKASLFSSMFYFDNTTVTVSGSTSAVELVNGTESSRPPQPPTSSPPLPSSCLEGEEFLAKENVRVGLLFASKALVQLVVNPSVGLLTNRIGYHIPMFIGFIIMFLSTVMFAFSGTYTLLFIARALQGVGSSFSSVAGLGMLASVYTDDFERGNAMGIALGGLALGVLIGAPFGSVMYEFVGKASPFLVLAFLALLDGALQLCILQPSKVSPESTKGTPVFTLLRDPYILVAAGALCFSNMGVAMLEPTLPIWMMQTMCSPKWQLGMAFLPASISYLIGTNLFGILANKMGRWLCSLIGMAVVGISLLCVPLAKNIYGLIGPNGGLGFAIGMVDSSMMPIMGYLVDLRHTSVYGNVYAIADVAFCMGFAIGMEELMG comes from the exons ATGCCCCCGGCTGCCGAAGGTGTGCCCTGGCGCTGGCTGGCAGCGGGCAGGGTGTCGCggaggctggtgctggtggtggtgttcGTCGCGCTGCTGCTCGACAACATGCTGCTGACAGTCGTGG taccgattgtccccaccttcctttaTACAACAGAATATGAAGGCAGCAACAGCTCTGTCGACTCAGCCCAGACTGAGCCGGCTCCTCCAGCCTCAAAGgcttctctcttctcctccatGTTCTATTTTGACAACACCACGGTGACTGTCTCGGGCTCCACCAGCGCCGTGGAGCTGGTGAATGGGACAGAGAGCAGCCGCCCGCCACAgccccccaccagcagcccaccGCTGCcgagcagctgcctggaaggcGAGGAGTTCCTCGCCAAGGAAAATGTCCGTGTGGGGCTGCTGTTTGCCTCCAAGGCTCTCGTACAGCTGGTGGTCAACCCATCCGTGGGCCTTCTGACCAACAG GATAGGATACCACATCCCCATGTTCATTGGATTCATCATCATGTTCCTTTCCACAGTCA TGTTTGCTTTCTCGGGCACCTACACCTTGTTGTTCATCGCCCGAGCCCTCCAAGGCGTTGGATCATCGTTCTCATCAGTTGCAG gcTTGGGCATGCTGGCCAGCGTGTACACAGATGACTTCGAGAGGGGCAACGCAATGGGGATCGCTCTTGGAGGCTTGGCCTTGGGTGTGCTGA TCGGGGCCCCTTTTGGGAGCGTGATGTACGAATTCGTGGGGAAAGCATCTCCCTTCCTGGTCCTGGCATTCCTCGCCCTCTTGGATGGAG ctttgCAGCTCTGCATACTGCAGCCCTCCAAGGTCTCCCCCGAG AGCACCAAAGGCACGCCAGTGTTCACCCTGCTGCGAGACCCCTACATCCTGGTGGCTGCAG GTGCCCTCTGCTTCTCCAACATGGGGGTGGCCATGCTGGAGCCCACCTTGCCCATCTGGATGATGCAAACCATGTGCTCCCCGAAATGGCAGCTAG GGATGGCATTTCTCCCTGCCAGCATATCCTACCTCATCGGCACCAACCTGTTTGGGATTCTGGCTAACAAAATGGGCCG GTGGTTGTGCTCCCTGATTGGCATGGCTGTGGTGGGGATTAGTCTCCTTTGT GTACCTCTGgccaaaaatatttatgggCTGATTGGCCCAAACGGTGGGCTTGGCTTTGCCATAG GAATGGTGGACTCCTCAATGATGCCCATCATGGGTTACCTTGTGGATCTTCGCCACACCTCCGTCTACGGCAATGTCTATGCCATAGCTGATGTCGCCTTCTGCATGGGCTTTGCTATTGGTATGGAAGAACTCATGGGATGA
- the SLC18A1 gene encoding chromaffin granule amine transporter isoform X1, translating into MPPAAEGVPWRWLAAGRVSRRLVLVVVFVALLLDNMLLTVVVPIVPTFLYTTEYEGSNSSVDSAQTEPAPPASKASLFSSMFYFDNTTVTVSGSTSAVELVNGTESSRPPQPPTSSPPLPSSCLEGEEFLAKENVRVGLLFASKALVQLVVNPSVGLLTNRIGYHIPMFIGFIIMFLSTVMFAFSGTYTLLFIARALQGVGSSFSSVAGLGMLASVYTDDFERGNAMGIALGGLALGVLIGAPFGSVMYEFVGKASPFLVLAFLALLDGALQLCILQPSKVSPESTKGTPVFTLLRDPYILVAAGALCFSNMGVAMLEPTLPIWMMQTMCSPKWQLGMAFLPASISYLIGTNLFGILANKMGRWLCSLIGMAVVGISLLCVPLAKNIYGLIGPNGGLGFAIGMVDSSMMPIMGYLVDLRHTSVYGNVYAIADVAFCMGFAIGPSTGGAIVRAIGFPWLMVIIGVINITYAPLCWYLRNPPAKEEKIAILSQECPMQPKNYTTQKTLRDFPLTDDSDVEAENAE; encoded by the exons ATGCCCCCGGCTGCCGAAGGTGTGCCCTGGCGCTGGCTGGCAGCGGGCAGGGTGTCGCggaggctggtgctggtggtggtgttcGTCGCGCTGCTGCTCGACAACATGCTGCTGACAGTCGTGG taccgattgtccccaccttcctttaTACAACAGAATATGAAGGCAGCAACAGCTCTGTCGACTCAGCCCAGACTGAGCCGGCTCCTCCAGCCTCAAAGgcttctctcttctcctccatGTTCTATTTTGACAACACCACGGTGACTGTCTCGGGCTCCACCAGCGCCGTGGAGCTGGTGAATGGGACAGAGAGCAGCCGCCCGCCACAgccccccaccagcagcccaccGCTGCcgagcagctgcctggaaggcGAGGAGTTCCTCGCCAAGGAAAATGTCCGTGTGGGGCTGCTGTTTGCCTCCAAGGCTCTCGTACAGCTGGTGGTCAACCCATCCGTGGGCCTTCTGACCAACAG GATAGGATACCACATCCCCATGTTCATTGGATTCATCATCATGTTCCTTTCCACAGTCA TGTTTGCTTTCTCGGGCACCTACACCTTGTTGTTCATCGCCCGAGCCCTCCAAGGCGTTGGATCATCGTTCTCATCAGTTGCAG gcTTGGGCATGCTGGCCAGCGTGTACACAGATGACTTCGAGAGGGGCAACGCAATGGGGATCGCTCTTGGAGGCTTGGCCTTGGGTGTGCTGA TCGGGGCCCCTTTTGGGAGCGTGATGTACGAATTCGTGGGGAAAGCATCTCCCTTCCTGGTCCTGGCATTCCTCGCCCTCTTGGATGGAG ctttgCAGCTCTGCATACTGCAGCCCTCCAAGGTCTCCCCCGAG AGCACCAAAGGCACGCCAGTGTTCACCCTGCTGCGAGACCCCTACATCCTGGTGGCTGCAG GTGCCCTCTGCTTCTCCAACATGGGGGTGGCCATGCTGGAGCCCACCTTGCCCATCTGGATGATGCAAACCATGTGCTCCCCGAAATGGCAGCTAG GGATGGCATTTCTCCCTGCCAGCATATCCTACCTCATCGGCACCAACCTGTTTGGGATTCTGGCTAACAAAATGGGCCG GTGGTTGTGCTCCCTGATTGGCATGGCTGTGGTGGGGATTAGTCTCCTTTGT GTACCTCTGgccaaaaatatttatgggCTGATTGGCCCAAACGGTGGGCTTGGCTTTGCCATAG GAATGGTGGACTCCTCAATGATGCCCATCATGGGTTACCTTGTGGATCTTCGCCACACCTCCGTCTACGGCAATGTCTATGCCATAGCTGATGTCGCCTTCTGCATGGGCTTTGCTATTG GTCCATCCACGGGCGGTGCAATTGTACGAGCTATTGGGTTTCCCTGGCTGATGGTCATCATTGGAGTTATCAATATCACTTATGCTCCTCTCTGTTGGTACCTGCGCAACCCTCCCGCTAAAGAGGAGAAGATT GCAATCCTAAGCCAGGAATGCCCCATGCAACCCAAAAACTACACCACTCAGAAAACCCTGCGCGACTTCCCTCTCACAGATGACAGCGATGTGGAGGCAGAAAATGCGGAATAG